A stretch of the Elusimicrobiaceae bacterium genome encodes the following:
- a CDS encoding LON peptidase substrate-binding domain-containing protein: MKINITPKTQDGREPVPAPELPENLPVVTIRDVVMFPGMALPLSVDREKSVNAIEAGLKKDKHILAVTQKDPLNDEPQPEDLYHYGVVSTIAQSLKMPDGSIKVFLQGVTRAKALDIYFDDAAKSWYAQVEYPEAKYSVTPQTEALMRQALDSFEQYAKVSRRIGVEAVSFFRQTADPSKLADTIASNIVIKSADRQELLEQPDPKLRLEKLVEILASEVEILSIEEKIHSEVRGKIEQSQKEYYLNEQLKAIQKELNQKDDFHKELDEMREAIKANKLSAEAAEAATKELDRLDKMAPFSPEATVSKSYLDWLINLPWDKSTEDILEIKKAKKILDDDHYGLQKPKERVLEYIAVTKLTGELRGPVLCFVGPPGVGKTSLAKSIARAIGRKFVRVSLGGVRDESEIRGHRRTYIGSLPGRIMQNIAKVKTNNPVFLLDEIDKMGMDWRGDPSAALLEVLDPEQNRDFSDHYIDVPFDISKV, encoded by the coding sequence ACCTGCCGGTGGTGACTATTCGTGACGTGGTTATGTTTCCCGGAATGGCGCTGCCGCTTTCTGTTGACCGTGAGAAATCGGTGAACGCGATCGAGGCGGGCCTTAAAAAGGACAAGCACATTCTGGCGGTTACCCAGAAGGACCCGCTGAACGACGAGCCTCAGCCGGAGGATCTGTATCATTACGGCGTGGTGAGCACGATAGCGCAGTCGCTTAAAATGCCCGACGGGTCCATCAAGGTGTTTCTGCAGGGCGTAACGCGGGCCAAGGCGCTCGATATCTATTTTGACGACGCCGCCAAGTCCTGGTACGCGCAAGTGGAGTACCCGGAAGCGAAATATTCTGTAACTCCCCAGACCGAGGCGCTTATGCGCCAGGCGCTGGACTCGTTTGAGCAGTACGCCAAAGTGTCGCGGCGGATCGGGGTGGAGGCGGTTTCGTTTTTCCGCCAGACGGCGGACCCTTCCAAACTGGCCGACACTATCGCTTCCAATATAGTCATCAAAAGCGCGGACCGGCAGGAACTGCTGGAACAGCCGGACCCGAAGCTGAGGCTTGAGAAACTGGTCGAGATACTGGCCAGCGAAGTGGAAATCCTTTCGATCGAGGAGAAGATCCATTCCGAAGTGCGCGGCAAAATCGAGCAGTCGCAGAAAGAGTATTACCTTAACGAGCAGCTCAAGGCGATCCAGAAAGAACTGAACCAGAAAGATGATTTTCATAAGGAACTCGACGAAATGCGCGAGGCGATCAAAGCCAACAAGCTGAGCGCGGAAGCCGCCGAAGCCGCCACAAAGGAGCTGGACCGGCTGGACAAGATGGCGCCGTTTTCGCCGGAAGCCACGGTGTCGAAAAGCTACCTTGACTGGCTGATCAACCTGCCGTGGGACAAAAGCACGGAAGACATTCTCGAAATAAAGAAAGCGAAAAAGATTCTTGACGACGACCATTACGGCCTGCAAAAGCCGAAGGAACGGGTGCTCGAGTATATCGCGGTGACGAAACTCACCGGCGAACTGCGCGGGCCGGTGCTGTGTTTTGTGGGGCCTCCGGGCGTGGGCAAAACATCGCTCGCCAAATCCATCGCGCGCGCGATCGGGCGGAAATTCGTGCGGGTATCGCTCGGCGGGGTGCGGGACGAAAGCGAAATCCGCGGGCACCGGCGCACCTATATCGGCTCGCTGCCGGGCCGCATCATGCAGAATATCGCGAAAGTCAAAACCAATAACCCGGTGTTTCTGCTCGACGAGATAGACAAAATGGGCATGGACTGGCGGGGTGACCCGTCGGCCGCGTTGCTTGAGGTTCTGGATCCGGAGCAGAACAGGGATTTTTCCGACCATTACATTGACGTGCCGTTCGATATCTCCAAAGTGAT